The nucleotide sequence GTTTCTTGAGTGATCTGCAAACCCTAGAATCCTCTTTTGGTGGCCTCTCTTTCTCTGATTCAACTGTTCGTCAGAACGGTCAACCGATGCCCCCTAATCGGTACAACCAGGTGATCAACGGCGGCGGTAGTGGCGTTGTTGGTGGTGGTAATGGGTACATGCCTCCTCTGAGTGTTGGTTACTACCAGCGTGAATTCGAAGAGATCCCGAGGTTTAATCGGATGCAGCAGAGACTGTCTGTTCAGAACGATTGTTCTAATCGATCGTCGTATGATACTTATGGGTTGCTTAACAATGGTTTCTTGAATGGAGTTTCTTATTCTTCAAGAAACCATGTCTCAGATCAGAACCCTTGGGACCACAGTAATGGCTTTGGGACTGGAATGAACAATCTTTGGATGGGTTTTGGTTATAACCATGATCAGGCGTTGGCTATGGCGAACTGGAGGGAGCCGCCATCGATACTTTCGATGGCTAAGGATAAAGATTTGAGAGACCATCTGCTGATGACTCTCTTGGGTCCTCAGGAGAGAGTTGATGTGATCTTCAACGCTCTCATTGCTCATCTCTTTGACTTGATGGTGGACTCTCATGCTAATGATGTCGTTAGGAGGCTTATGGACAAATGCAGCCCCGAACAGCTCATTCAGATTCTTGATATGGTTACTCAGTCCCAGTCTCAGTTTGTTAACCTATGCTTTGATCCACTCGGGTAGACACTTCTGAAtcttttttttgacttttgatatatatgattatgcATTGCTTAGGGTCAtgaatctttgtttttatgattgCTATAGTTTGTAACTAGTAATGTCTTTGTTTTGGAGATATCAGAACCAAGGCAATGCAATCGCTGGTGATTAATATAAGACTTCGTTGTGGGGAGGATCAAATTTTGCGCTTCCTGGGAGCTATAACCATGGTAGCTCTTCGATTGTCAAGGAGCAGCAATGCTAAAGAAGTGATTTTGGAATGCTTTTGCCAGTTTACTTTCCTGCAGTGTAGGGTAAGCATCTCATTCGCAGTTGTCTGCTTCAGTACTTGGAAGTATATTATGTTAGAGATGATGGTTGGTCCTTTGTTATGTGAATGTGAATGTGAATGGATACCTCAAAATTTAAGTTGGTTAGTAATGAACCTTCTGTTGATAAACTTGAAATCTATTCATCTGATGAATCTTTGTTTCTGGTCATAGAGTTGTTTAGTACTTTTGCTTACTAAGATGAGCCCTTCTTTATCAAGCTTCAAGTCACTTTCTTATACCATATAGTTGAAGAGAATCCACTGTAGCAGCTCAAGTAGATTAGTCGATTTGCTTGTTGTCGGTTAAATTTTGCAATGTCTGTTTTATTCAGGTTCAAGATTTGTTATAGAATTCATGACTGAAAAGTATCCTAGAATCTGTAGTATAGTCTAACCTTAGTAACTTTATTTCTTGTGGTACAAGTAAAATGAGCCATGGATCATATTTTCATATGCTAAGTATTCTTGAGGAAATGACactctttcttctccatctgtgttttgtcttttatcCTTCGCAGCATCTTGTTGAAGTTGTAGCTGGACACTGTTACCAGATAGCGATTGATCAACACGGCTGCTGCCTGATTCAGCAATGTTTTAACAATAAACGTCCGATGCCTTTTCAAATAAGGCAACGTTTTATTAGCGAGATAATCACTCATGCGTTGAAACTCTGCTTGAACTGCTACGGGTAAGCATAAGATGAATGATACACAAATCGTCTTTATTGTTTATTACTCACAAGTATGTTTTCCTTTCAGAAACTACGTGGTGCAATATGTCGTGGAGCTGGAAAACCAACAGGTGACAGAAGCGCTCGTGGTACAGCTGTTAGGGAGCTATGCATACCTCGCCCGTAACAAATATGGAAGTCATGCTGTCCAGAAGTTGCTGCAGCTAAAGAGTATCAACACTAGGTTGATCGTAAATGACTTGGTTCAAGAGATTGATACACTTCTTGTCGACCCGTTTGGGAACTATGTCATTCAAACCGCATGGTTTGTCTCTAAGGTAAAGGCCGCGTGTGCTTATACGTTTGTCTAAAACTTTGGTTTCTGCTTAGAGGGATGGTGAGATAATGAGGAATCTTGTTTGGTGTCTTTGCAGGATGATGTGCGCCACATGTTGAAGTGGCATATTGAGCGTAATATTCGGTTGATGAGGTGTAACAAGTTTGGGAACAAGATTCTGGAGAGGCTCAATCTCTAAAGGAGAGAGGAGGAGCCCAATGGtagaaaagagaaacaatgtTGTTTGGTGTTTATTAGTTGGCTTTGGTGTTGTtagctttctctgttttgattgaTTCAGATTTGTGTTGTTGCTGATTACTAGTATTTGATTAGCCGTTGTTGATGTTTTCTAGGTGAGAGTGTTCTCTGTGGgtgttttcttttactttaacGTTTTGTTAAATCATAGGATAATTGTTAGACACagcaccaaaaaaaacacaccatgTCTTGTTTGTGTGAGATTTaagtgtgttttgtgttgtgttctgAGCTTTTTCTCTATGTAAAACTCTGAactattctttatttttagaGTCATGatgtttgttgtcttttttcttctttttttccattattgCTTACTTTGGTCAAAGCTCTTTGACTATCTCTGTTTCTGCTCCGTCCTAATTAGAAATGATACGTACTTTATATGTTCTGATGATAAggctgctttttttttttttttttgacctccaATAAGGCTGCTTttgctcttttattttttagtgcTATAAATATCAActctataaagaaaaaaagtgattattgagattttgtgttttaattgtctcaaataaattttcttagatcttatcagtgttttaaaacaaaataaaaatccgGATTGGTCGGCTGAACCGGTTGAAACATGAATCGGATACCAGTTTGCTTTGGTTGGCCAAAAAAAcccatggaaaaaaaaaacaaaaccttaaaagCGAATCACATTATTGTGGACCTTGTTGGTATATTGTAATTTACAAACCTTCAGTCCTGTGAACCTCTAACGTAAATGTGACAGCAGCGTGGTGGTCAATGTGAGTGTGGAGTGAAGAGGATGGTTTATCCATTTGGAATCCTCAAAAGGAACGACATCAGTGTGGAAGTTAAGGAGAAGGGCATGTAGGTTTGTGCCCTTTTGGAGAGGAGAGGAGAAGTGGCTTACCCTTAACCACCACTTTTGAAAGGGTGGCTTGTTCGCGTTTGGGTTCTCTCCTATATCATGACATGACAACAATGAGGTTTCACAAaggttgcatgcatgtaaaaGTTCATTGATTGGATTGAGGCGTCCTGTCCTGtgataaaccaaaacaaatttggatttttttgtttttgtattttcattgTAGTACTACTAGTAAGTAAGATCTGTTGTAGTTAACGCGCTCTGAAGCAGGTAAAGGAGTTGTGATCGTTGACTTTAACAGACTTGTTAACCGCCACGTGTCAGTACGTTATTCGTCTTAAGAGGcacaaaaatggaaaataataaaatagagagaccatttcattctctcttcctcttttcatttttctcgACGACGGAGCCACGGTGGAGTTGACTCCGCTTAAACCCCCTCCGTCGCCACCGGCGTTCTTCAATTTAAATCCCAATCCACTGATCTCCTCAATCCACCACCCATGGATCGAGCTTCgctcctcctcatcctccttCTCTTCATCACCACCGTCTCTATATTCTTCTTCGATCTGACCACCGCCGATGAGCTCGATTTAACAGCCGAATCGCCTATGATTTTCCCGCTTAGCTACTCTTCTTTACCTCCGCGAGTCGAGGATATTCGCCGCCGTCGTCTCCACCAATCTCAGCTCCCTAACGCTCACATGAAACTCTACGATGACCTCCTCTCTAACGGGTTCGTCTTCTTTCTCGATTTAATTACCAATTTTAGTCCTATTGTGTTAAAATCTAGGTTTATGACTCATCTTTTTACAGCTACTACACTACACGATTATGGATTGGAACACCACCACAAGAGTTTGCTTTGATTGTAGATACTGGTAGTACTGTTACTTACGTTCCTTGCTCCACTTGTAAACAGTGTGGGAAGCATCAGGTGAGTCTTGTTTGTGTGATTAGGCTTGGTTCTGTAGTTTTCATTGCCCTGAGGGATGGTTCTGTAGTTTTCATTGCCCTGAGggattttgttttataactGTTTTCAGGATCCCAAGTTTCAACCTGAGTTGTCTAGTAGTTACCAGGCTTTGAAATGTAATCCTGACTGTAATTGTGATGATGAAGGGAAATTATGTGTTTACGAAAGACGGTATGCTGAGATGAGTTCGAGTAGTGGGGTTTTAAGTGAGGATTTGATATCTTTTGGTAACGAGAGTCAGCTTTCTCCGCAACGTGCTGTTTTTGGATGCGAGAATGTGGAAACTGGCGATCTTTTTAGCCAACGTGCTGATGGTATAATGGGTTTGGGTCGTGGTAAGCTTAGTGTTGTTGATCAGCTTGTTGATAAGGGTGTTATCGAGGatactttttctttgtgttaTGGAGGTATGGAAGTTGGAGGTGGTGCTATGGTACTTGGTAAAATATCTCCTCCAGCTGGAATGGTGTTTTCTCATTCGGATCCTTTCCGCAGGTAGAGTAACTTCATAATATTTGCAGTTCGTTTGTATCTGAGTAATTTGAGAGTTGATTTCGAGCTTCTCACAACATCACTGTAGTTTCGGGTGTTTGCAGTCCGTATTATAACATTGACCTGAAACAAATGCA is from Camelina sativa cultivar DH55 chromosome 20, Cs, whole genome shotgun sequence and encodes:
- the LOC104771450 gene encoding putative pumilio homolog 13: MDKKFRVNTNGERDIWSTAEETPETATFRRGGTQSQPPQMQQQPSSQFHQPESSHQRVSNGFLSDLQTLESSFGGLSFSDSTVRQNGQPMPPNRYNQVINGGGSGVVGGGNGYMPPLSVGYYQREFEEIPRFNRMQQRLSVQNDCSNRSSYDTYGLLNNGFLNGVSYSSRNHVSDQNPWDHSNGFGTGMNNLWMGFGYNHDQALAMANWREPPSILSMAKDKDLRDHLLMTLLGPQERVDVIFNALIAHLFDLMVDSHANDVVRRLMDKCSPEQLIQILDMVTQSQSQFVNLCFDPLGTKAMQSLVINIRLRCGEDQILRFLGAITMVALRLSRSSNAKEVILECFCQFTFLQCRHLVEVVAGHCYQIAIDQHGCCLIQQCFNNKRPMPFQIRQRFISEIITHALKLCLNCYGNYVVQYVVELENQQVTEALVVQLLGSYAYLARNKYGSHAVQKLLQLKSINTRLIVNDLVQEIDTLLVDPFGNYVIQTAWFVSKDDVRHMLKWHIERNIRLMRCNKFGNKILERLNL